In Salvelinus alpinus chromosome 30, SLU_Salpinus.1, whole genome shotgun sequence, a single genomic region encodes these proteins:
- the impa1 gene encoding inositol monophosphatase 1: MTDLWQNAMDHAVALARKAGSLVRDAVQNDMKVMLKSSSVDLVTKTDQKVEQLIIDSVKEKFPTHSFIGEESVAAGEPCVLTDNPTWIVDPVDGTTNFVHGYPFVAVSIGFAVNRKLEFGVVYSCIEDKMYTARKGKGAFCDGQLLNVSDQKEISQSIIATEFGSNRDTEVVDKIFSSMRKILCLPIHGIRGVGTAATNMCLVASGCVEAYYEIGIHCWDIAAGAIIVTEAGGVLMDVDGRPLDLMSRRVVAANNKIIAERIVKEIDVFTPLRDDAPTETKD; this comes from the exons atgactgaccttTGGCAGAATGCCATGGACCATGCTGTGGCTCTGGCCAGGAAAGCAGGATCG CTTGTAAGGGACGCGGTACAGAATGACATGAAGGTTATGTTGAAGAGTTCTTCTGTGGACCTGGTGACTAAAACTGACCAAAAAGTGGAGCAACTCATTATAGACTCTGTGAAGGAGAAATTCCCCACGCACAG TTTTATAGGCGAGGAGTCGGTGGCTGCTGGAGAGCCCTGTGTTCTCACTGATAACCCTACCTGGATTGTTGACCCGGTAGACGGAACCACTAACTTTGTCCACGG ATATCCGTTTGTTGCCGTGTCTATTGGCTTTGCAGTCAACAGAAAG CTGGAGTTTGGAGTCGTGTACAGCTGCATAGAAGACAAGATGTACACAGCCAGGAAAGGGAAGGGAGCCTTCTGCGATGGACAGCTCCTTAATGTGTCGGACCAGAAAG AAATCAGCCAGTCTATCATTGCTACTGAGTTTGGTtccaacagagacacagaggtgGTTGACAAAATCTTCTCCAGCATGAGGAAGATCCTGTGTTTACCCATCCACGG GATTCGAGGTGTTGGCACAGCGGCCACAAACATGTGTCTGGTGGCGTCGGGCTGCGTGGAGGCCTACTACGAGATAGGGATTCACTGCTGGGACATCGCTGCCGGGGCCATCATAGTCACAGAGGCAGGGGGCGTCCTCATGGATGTAGATG GTAGACCATTGGACCTCATGTCCAGAAGGGTCGTTGCTGCAAATAACAAGATAATCGCTGAAAGGATTGTCAAAGAGATTGACGTGTTTACCCCTCTGCGAGATGATGCACCTACAGAGACAAAAGACTGA